One window of Burkholderia vietnamiensis LMG 10929 genomic DNA carries:
- the sixA gene encoding phosphohistidine phosphatase SixA, with protein sequence MMNLILWRHAEAEDYAANDLARQLTTRGRKEAQAMAKWLRGRLESSSVILASPAARTVQTVEALTDQYRTVDALAPGGSVDDVLAAAGWPDGIAPTVVIVGHQPTLGCVAAELIARNGDSWSVKKGGIVWLASRTRDGNHQAVLRAVLTPELV encoded by the coding sequence ATGATGAATCTGATCCTGTGGCGTCACGCCGAGGCCGAGGACTACGCGGCCAACGATCTGGCGAGACAACTGACCACCCGCGGCCGCAAGGAAGCGCAGGCGATGGCCAAATGGCTGCGCGGCCGGCTCGAATCGAGCAGCGTGATCCTCGCGAGCCCGGCGGCGCGCACGGTGCAGACGGTCGAGGCGCTCACCGACCAGTACCGGACCGTCGATGCGCTCGCCCCGGGCGGCAGCGTGGACGACGTGCTGGCCGCCGCAGGCTGGCCCGACGGCATCGCACCGACGGTCGTGATCGTCGGCCACCAGCCGACGCTCGGCTGCGTCGCCGCCGAACTGATCGCGCGCAACGGCGACAGCTGGAGCGTCAAGAAGGGCGGCATCGTGTGGCTCGCGAGCCGCACCCGCGACGGCAACCATCAGGCCGTGCTGCGCGCCGTACTGACGCCGGAGCTTGTCTGA
- a CDS encoding GNAT family N-acetyltransferase, which yields MRELPTPTLPFASLPLDTARRHLPRAAETVTSEYRLRAAWARTEDELREAQRLRYTVFAEEMGAQVSGPSGLDVDPFDAYCDHLLVRDLDTLKVVGTYRVLPPHQAARVGRLYAEGEFDLSRLTHLRGKMVEVGRSCVHSDYRSGAVIMALWGGLGAYMMQNGYETMLGCASVSMADGGHYAANLYQSLPAHSLTAPEYRAFPHTALPVDELQTGTVVAPPPLIKGYLRLGAKICGAPAWDPDFNCADFLTLFRLSDINARYARHFLG from the coding sequence ATGCGAGAACTGCCGACGCCTACGCTCCCCTTCGCCTCGCTGCCCCTCGATACAGCGCGGCGCCATCTGCCGCGCGCCGCTGAAACCGTCACATCCGAGTACCGTCTGCGGGCCGCCTGGGCGCGCACGGAAGACGAACTGCGCGAGGCGCAGCGCCTGCGCTACACCGTATTCGCCGAAGAGATGGGCGCGCAGGTCAGTGGCCCGTCCGGTCTCGACGTCGATCCTTTCGACGCCTACTGCGACCACCTGCTGGTCCGCGATCTCGATACGCTGAAAGTCGTCGGCACGTATCGCGTGCTGCCGCCGCACCAGGCGGCCCGCGTCGGCCGGTTGTACGCCGAGGGCGAATTCGACCTGTCGCGCCTGACGCACCTGCGCGGCAAGATGGTCGAGGTCGGCCGCTCGTGCGTGCACAGCGACTACCGTAGCGGCGCGGTGATCATGGCGTTGTGGGGCGGTCTCGGCGCCTACATGATGCAGAACGGCTATGAGACGATGCTGGGCTGCGCGAGCGTGTCGATGGCCGACGGCGGCCACTATGCGGCGAACCTGTATCAGTCGCTGCCCGCCCACTCGCTGACCGCGCCCGAGTACCGTGCCTTCCCGCACACCGCGCTGCCGGTCGACGAGTTGCAGACGGGCACCGTCGTTGCGCCGCCGCCGCTCATCAAGGGCTATCTGCGCCTCGGCGCGAAGATCTGCGGCGCACCGGCCTGGGATCCCGACTTCAACTGCGCCGACTTCCTGACACTGTTCCGCCTGTCGGACATCAACGCGCGCTACGCCCGGCACTTCCTGGGCTGA
- a CDS encoding DUF2288 domain-containing protein — protein sequence MSSQHETAAGASHSPLYAKLLGETAKIDWCDLERFFAQGKLLSVARDLDLVSVAEAIASDDAEQVTRWLSAGLVARMPAPTASDYAARDPELWAVVVSPWVCVQERA from the coding sequence ATGTCCTCCCAACACGAAACCGCCGCGGGCGCGTCGCATAGCCCGCTCTACGCCAAACTCCTGGGTGAAACCGCCAAGATCGACTGGTGCGATCTCGAGCGCTTCTTCGCACAAGGCAAGCTGCTGTCGGTCGCGCGCGATCTCGATCTCGTCAGCGTCGCGGAAGCGATCGCCAGCGACGACGCCGAGCAAGTCACGCGCTGGCTGTCGGCCGGCCTCGTCGCGCGCATGCCGGCACCAACCGCTTCCGACTACGCGGCACGCGATCCGGAGCTGTGGGCGGTAGTCGTGTCGCCGTGGGTGTGCGTGCAGGAACGCGCCTGA
- the phoB gene encoding phosphate regulon transcriptional regulator PhoB — MPSNILVVEDEPAISELISVNLQHAGHCPIRAYNAEQAQNLISDVLPDLVLLDWMLPGKSGIAFARDLRNNERTKHIPIIMLTARGDEQDKVLGLEIGADDYVTKPFSPKELMARIKAVLRRRAPQLTEDVVSINGLRLDPATHRVAAHGDGSEIKLDLGPTEFRLLHFFMTHPERVHSRTQLLDQVWGDHVFVEERTVDVHIKRLRAALKPAGCDAMIETVRGSGYRLAKHA; from the coding sequence ATGCCCAGCAACATTCTCGTCGTCGAAGATGAGCCCGCGATTTCCGAACTGATCTCGGTGAATCTCCAGCATGCCGGTCACTGCCCGATCCGCGCCTACAACGCGGAGCAGGCGCAGAACCTGATCAGCGACGTGCTGCCCGACCTCGTGCTGCTCGACTGGATGCTGCCGGGCAAATCGGGCATCGCGTTCGCGCGCGACCTGCGCAACAACGAGCGGACCAAGCACATCCCGATCATCATGCTGACCGCGCGCGGCGACGAGCAGGACAAGGTGCTCGGCCTCGAGATCGGCGCGGACGACTACGTGACGAAGCCGTTCTCGCCGAAGGAGCTGATGGCGCGCATCAAGGCCGTGCTGCGCCGCCGTGCGCCGCAGCTGACCGAGGACGTCGTGTCGATCAACGGGCTGCGGCTCGATCCGGCCACGCACCGGGTCGCCGCGCACGGCGACGGCAGCGAGATCAAGCTCGACCTCGGCCCGACCGAATTCCGCCTGCTGCATTTCTTCATGACGCATCCGGAGCGCGTGCACAGCCGCACGCAACTGCTCGACCAGGTGTGGGGCGATCACGTGTTCGTCGAGGAGCGCACCGTCGACGTGCACATCAAGCGCTTGCGCGCGGCCTTGAAACCGGCCGGCTGCGATGCGATGATCGAGACCGTTCGCGGCAGCGGCTACCGGCTCGCGAAGCACGCGTAA
- the phoU gene encoding phosphate signaling complex protein PhoU, whose product MSDKHLSSQFDADLNAVSSKVLEMGGLVESQIVGAMYALNEFDREAAEKVVTAEETLNAMEVEIDQECGNIIARRQPAARDLRLLMSISKTITNLERAGDEAEKIAKRVRRLIDEPAARAVNIAEIKVSGEMAVTILRRALDAFARLDTVAAAQIVKDDKEIDLEFRAFVRKLVSYMQEDPRTISVGLEYLFIAKAIERIGDHAKNIAEFIIYIVKGTDVRHQPRDTLDREANS is encoded by the coding sequence ATGTCGGATAAACATCTGTCGAGCCAGTTCGACGCGGACCTGAACGCCGTGTCGTCGAAGGTGCTGGAAATGGGCGGACTCGTCGAGTCGCAGATCGTCGGCGCGATGTACGCGCTGAACGAATTCGACCGCGAGGCGGCGGAGAAGGTCGTCACGGCCGAGGAAACGCTGAACGCGATGGAAGTCGAGATCGACCAGGAGTGCGGCAACATCATCGCGCGGAGGCAGCCTGCCGCGCGCGATCTGCGTCTTCTGATGTCGATTTCGAAAACGATTACGAACCTCGAGCGCGCAGGCGACGAAGCCGAGAAGATCGCGAAGCGCGTGCGCCGCCTGATCGACGAGCCGGCCGCGCGCGCGGTCAACATCGCCGAGATCAAGGTGTCGGGCGAGATGGCCGTGACGATCCTGCGCCGGGCGCTCGACGCGTTCGCGCGCCTCGACACGGTGGCCGCCGCGCAGATCGTCAAGGACGACAAGGAGATCGACCTGGAATTCCGTGCGTTCGTGCGCAAGCTCGTGTCGTACATGCAGGAAGATCCGCGCACGATCTCGGTCGGCCTCGAGTACCTGTTCATCGCGAAGGCCATCGAGCGCATCGGCGATCACGCGAAGAACATCGCCGAGTTCATCATCTACATCGTGAAGGGCACCGACGTGCGGCATCAGCCGCGCGACACGCTCGATCGCGAAGCCAACAGTTAA
- the ppk1 gene encoding polyphosphate kinase 1 — MSARYPLLNRELGILGFNERVLAQAADPQVPLLERLRFICITSSNLDEFFEVRMAGLQEQIRDNPGALTPDGMSLQHAYDLVVERAQRLVHRQYTMLHETVLPALEQEGIYFHASDTWNDAQLEWARRYFLDELLPVLTPIGLDPAHPFPRVLNKSLNFVVELEGRDAFGRQAVMGIVQAPRALPRVVRMPQSLSGFEHGFVLLSSFMQRFVGELFPQLVVKSCNQFRITRNSELFVDEDEITNLRVALQGELPARHLGNAVRLEVSADTPAHIVRRLLDESSLGDKDCYRVAGSVNLVRLMQIPDLVDRPDLKFAPFVASIPPAIANAPTMFDAIDAGDILLHHPYESFQPVLELLQQAAKDPSVVAIKQTIYRTGTDSPLMDALMEAARNGKEVTVVVELLARFDEETNINWASQLEAVGAHVVYGVVGHKCHAKMMLIVRRVVEGGKATLRRYVHLGTGNYHPRTARLYTDFGLMTADQKICEDVHHVFQQLTGIGGELTLHELWQSPFTLHPRIIDSIRAEIDNARAGKRARIVAKMNALLEPSVIAALYEASQAGVKVDLIVRGVCALKPGVPGLSENITVRSIVGRFLEHHRIYYFHAGGAEEVYLSSADWMDRNLFRRVEVAFPIRARKLKRRVIAEGLSVCLGDNQSAWLMQSDGHYRRRRAGKTVRNAQLGLLAKFCS, encoded by the coding sequence ATGTCCGCTCGCTACCCGCTACTCAATCGTGAACTCGGCATCCTCGGTTTCAACGAGCGTGTACTGGCCCAGGCCGCCGACCCGCAAGTGCCGCTGCTCGAGCGCCTGCGCTTCATCTGCATCACCAGCAGCAACCTCGACGAATTCTTCGAGGTGCGGATGGCGGGCCTGCAGGAACAGATCCGCGACAATCCCGGTGCGCTGACGCCCGACGGCATGTCGCTGCAACACGCTTACGATCTCGTCGTCGAGCGCGCGCAGCGGCTCGTCCATCGCCAGTACACGATGCTGCACGAAACCGTGCTGCCCGCGCTCGAACAGGAAGGCATCTACTTCCACGCGAGCGACACCTGGAACGACGCGCAGCTCGAATGGGCGCGCCGCTACTTTCTCGACGAACTGCTGCCGGTGCTCACGCCGATCGGCCTCGATCCCGCGCATCCGTTCCCGCGCGTGCTGAACAAGAGCCTGAACTTCGTGGTCGAGCTCGAAGGCCGCGACGCGTTCGGCCGGCAGGCGGTGATGGGCATCGTGCAGGCGCCGCGCGCGCTGCCGCGCGTGGTGCGCATGCCGCAATCGCTGTCGGGCTTCGAGCACGGCTTCGTGCTGCTCAGCTCGTTCATGCAACGCTTCGTCGGCGAACTGTTCCCGCAGCTCGTCGTGAAGAGCTGCAACCAGTTCCGCATCACCCGCAACAGCGAGCTGTTCGTCGACGAAGACGAAATCACCAACCTGCGCGTCGCGCTGCAAGGCGAACTGCCCGCGCGCCACCTCGGCAACGCGGTGCGCCTCGAAGTTTCGGCCGACACGCCGGCGCACATCGTGCGCCGCCTGCTCGACGAAAGCAGCCTCGGCGACAAGGACTGCTACCGCGTGGCAGGCTCGGTGAACCTCGTGCGGCTGATGCAGATCCCCGATCTCGTCGACCGCCCCGACCTGAAATTCGCGCCGTTCGTCGCGTCGATCCCGCCCGCGATCGCGAATGCGCCGACGATGTTCGACGCGATCGACGCCGGCGACATCCTGCTGCACCATCCGTACGAGAGCTTCCAGCCGGTGCTCGAGCTGCTGCAGCAGGCCGCGAAGGATCCGAGCGTGGTCGCGATCAAGCAGACGATCTATCGCACCGGCACCGATTCGCCGCTGATGGACGCACTGATGGAAGCCGCGCGCAACGGCAAGGAAGTGACGGTCGTCGTCGAGTTGCTCGCGCGCTTCGACGAGGAAACCAACATCAACTGGGCGTCGCAGCTGGAAGCGGTCGGCGCGCACGTCGTGTACGGCGTGGTCGGCCACAAGTGCCACGCGAAGATGATGCTGATCGTGCGGCGCGTGGTCGAAGGCGGCAAGGCGACGCTGCGCCGCTATGTCCACCTCGGCACCGGCAACTATCATCCGCGCACCGCGCGCCTCTACACCGACTTCGGGCTGATGACGGCCGACCAGAAGATCTGCGAGGACGTGCACCACGTGTTCCAGCAGCTGACCGGCATCGGCGGCGAGCTGACGCTGCACGAGCTGTGGCAGTCGCCGTTCACGCTGCATCCGCGCATCATCGATTCGATCCGCGCCGAGATCGACAACGCGCGCGCCGGCAAGCGCGCCCGCATCGTCGCGAAGATGAACGCGCTGCTCGAGCCGTCGGTGATCGCCGCGCTGTACGAAGCGTCGCAGGCCGGCGTCAAGGTCGACCTGATCGTGCGCGGCGTGTGCGCACTGAAGCCGGGCGTGCCGGGGCTGTCGGAGAACATCACGGTGCGCTCGATCGTCGGCCGCTTCCTCGAACATCACCGCATCTACTATTTCCATGCGGGCGGCGCCGAGGAAGTCTATCTGTCGAGCGCCGACTGGATGGACCGCAACCTGTTCCGCCGCGTCGAAGTCGCGTTCCCGATCCGCGCGCGCAAGCTCAAGCGCCGCGTGATCGCCGAAGGGCTGTCGGTCTGCCTCGGCGACAACCAGTCGGCCTGGCTGATGCAGAGCGACGGCCACTACCGCCGCCGGCGCGCGGGCAAGACGGTCCGCAACGCGCAGCTCGGGCTGCTCGCGAAGTTCTGTTCGTAG
- a CDS encoding MATE family efflux transporter gives MSESALPHAADTASAAVSHRRVLALAFPIVLANLTQPLLGAVDTAVAGHLDGAQYLGGVALGGLVFNFVFWGFGFLRMGTTGLVAQAHGARDAAGIRLSVLRALIVAFALGAAVLALQVPLLSFALTALGGSDAVHATALAYSRARIWSAPFALANYVVLGYLLGVQRVRLALVAQVFINAVNIGAVLLYVYGFGWGIAGIGAATATADACGFALGAWMLWRLRPRGLGPLAAHALVDRIALTRLIALNRDIFLRTLCLLGAFGWFAHLGAQQGDATLAANALLLNFQTFMAYGLDGFAHAAEALVGAAAGARDRATFRQAVRVTLLWSALGALLFALVYWAAGGWIVARLTDQADIRAVALRYLPWAAVSPIVSVWGFLLDGVFIGATQTQSLMRAMVASLAVFIAATLVAVGPFGNHGLWFALLLFMAARGATLARHLPALVRRIGADGPAAGA, from the coding sequence ATGTCCGAATCCGCCTTACCGCACGCGGCCGACACCGCATCGGCCGCCGTCTCGCACCGGCGCGTCCTCGCGCTCGCGTTCCCGATCGTCCTCGCCAACCTGACCCAGCCGCTGCTCGGCGCGGTCGACACGGCCGTGGCCGGCCATCTCGACGGCGCGCAGTATCTCGGCGGCGTCGCGCTCGGCGGCCTCGTCTTCAACTTCGTGTTCTGGGGCTTCGGCTTCCTGCGGATGGGCACGACCGGCCTCGTCGCGCAGGCGCACGGCGCCCGCGACGCAGCCGGCATCCGCCTGAGCGTGCTGCGCGCGCTCATCGTCGCGTTCGCGCTCGGCGCCGCCGTGCTCGCCTTGCAGGTACCGCTGCTGTCGTTCGCACTGACCGCGCTCGGCGGCAGCGACGCGGTGCATGCGACGGCACTCGCCTACAGCCGCGCACGCATCTGGAGCGCTCCGTTCGCGCTGGCGAACTACGTCGTGCTCGGCTACCTGCTCGGCGTGCAGCGCGTACGGCTCGCCCTCGTCGCGCAGGTGTTCATCAACGCGGTGAACATCGGCGCCGTGCTGCTCTACGTGTACGGCTTCGGCTGGGGCATCGCCGGAATCGGCGCCGCAACGGCCACCGCGGACGCGTGCGGCTTCGCGCTCGGCGCGTGGATGCTGTGGCGGCTGCGGCCGCGCGGCCTCGGGCCGCTCGCGGCGCATGCGCTGGTGGATCGCATAGCGCTCACGCGGCTGATCGCGCTCAATCGCGACATCTTCCTGCGCACGCTGTGCCTGCTGGGCGCGTTCGGCTGGTTCGCGCATCTCGGGGCGCAACAGGGCGACGCGACGCTCGCCGCAAACGCGCTGCTGCTGAATTTCCAAACCTTCATGGCATATGGGCTCGACGGCTTCGCTCACGCGGCCGAAGCGCTCGTCGGCGCCGCAGCCGGCGCACGCGATCGCGCGACGTTCCGGCAGGCCGTGCGCGTCACGCTGCTGTGGTCGGCGCTGGGTGCGCTGCTGTTCGCGCTCGTCTATTGGGCAGCCGGCGGCTGGATCGTCGCGCGGCTGACCGACCAAGCAGACATCCGCGCCGTCGCGCTGCGTTATTTGCCCTGGGCAGCCGTCTCGCCGATCGTTTCCGTGTGGGGCTTTCTGCTCGACGGCGTGTTCATCGGCGCAACCCAGACGCAGTCGCTGATGCGCGCGATGGTGGCATCGCTCGCGGTCTTCATCGCTGCGACGCTCGTCGCCGTCGGCCCGTTCGGCAACCACGGACTGTGGTTCGCACTGCTGCTGTTCATGGCCGCGCGTGGCGCGACACTCGCACGCCATCTGCCGGCGCTCGTGCGGCGCATCGGCGCCGACGGGCCGGCGGCCGGCGCCTGA
- the pstB gene encoding phosphate ABC transporter ATP-binding protein PstB produces the protein MNMAESHLNPVERTVAPAGTQDTANDRPLEPLNAKIEVNNLNFFYNKFHALKNINLRIPEGKVTAFIGPSGCGKSTLLRTFNKMFALYPEQRAEGEILMDGENLLTTKRDISLLRARIGMVFQKPTPFPMSIYDNIAFGVKMFEKLTRSEMDDRVEWALTKAALWSEVKDKLNQSGYGLSGGQQQRLCIARGIAIRPEVLLLDEPCSALDPISTGRIEELIAELKSDYTVVIVTHNMQQAARCSDFTAYMYLGELIEFGETEKIFIKPVRKETEDYITGRFG, from the coding sequence ATGAATATGGCAGAAAGCCACCTGAATCCCGTCGAGCGCACGGTTGCGCCCGCCGGCACGCAAGACACGGCAAACGACCGCCCGCTCGAGCCGTTGAACGCGAAGATCGAGGTCAACAACCTCAATTTCTTCTACAACAAGTTCCACGCGCTGAAGAACATCAACCTGCGCATTCCCGAAGGGAAGGTGACGGCGTTCATCGGCCCGTCGGGTTGCGGCAAGTCGACGCTGCTGCGCACCTTCAACAAGATGTTCGCGCTCTATCCGGAACAGCGCGCCGAAGGCGAGATCCTGATGGACGGCGAGAACCTGCTGACCACCAAGCGCGACATTTCGCTGCTGCGTGCGCGCATCGGCATGGTGTTCCAGAAGCCGACGCCGTTCCCGATGTCGATCTACGACAACATCGCGTTCGGCGTGAAGATGTTCGAGAAGCTCACGCGCTCAGAGATGGACGACCGCGTCGAATGGGCGCTGACCAAAGCCGCGCTGTGGAGCGAGGTGAAGGACAAGCTGAACCAGAGCGGCTACGGGCTGTCCGGCGGCCAGCAGCAGCGGCTGTGCATCGCGCGCGGCATCGCGATCCGTCCGGAAGTGCTGCTGCTCGACGAGCCGTGCTCCGCGCTCGACCCGATCTCGACGGGCCGCATCGAGGAGCTGATCGCCGAGCTCAAGAGCGACTACACGGTCGTGATCGTCACGCACAACATGCAGCAGGCCGCACGCTGCTCGGACTTCACCGCGTACATGTACCTGGGCGAGCTGATCGAATTCGGCGAGACCGAGAAGATCTTCATCAAGCCGGTACGCAAGGAAACGGAAGACTACATCACCGGCCGTTTCGGCTGA
- the phoR gene encoding phosphate regulon sensor histidine kinase PhoR, with protein MNIIWARFLVSLMLLVLISVLVGVFAGPIAGLAFAVVMLVAQGFFSTFHTQRLWRLLDAPVYGEVPSAPGIWGEIYYRLHKLAKQWHAQVRQVEQQHSRFIQAIQASPNGVAMLDDHDQIEWCNAIAEVHFGVDAKRDLRQHITNLVRHPEFVRYLNGQHYDETLVMRGMGESRQNVLEVQVFPYGENRKLLLTQDITELERTDAMRRDFVANVSHELKTPLTVLSGFLETMRELPLNEDDRARYLDLMEQQASRMRHIVTDLLVLAKLEGESRPPTDHAVDMRALFDHLKEDAQTLSNGHHDITFSIDETLGVTGAQTEVFSAFANLVTNAIRYTPDGGKIAVSWRREGAQGVFSVTDSGFGIPAADLPRLTERFYRVDRSRSRDTGGTGLGLAIVKHVLQRHDSHLYVQSEEGRGSTFTARFPASRVIAIRPAAFEA; from the coding sequence ATGAACATCATCTGGGCGCGCTTTCTCGTGTCGCTCATGCTGCTCGTGCTGATCAGCGTATTGGTCGGCGTGTTCGCCGGCCCGATTGCGGGCCTCGCGTTCGCGGTCGTGATGCTGGTTGCGCAGGGCTTCTTCAGTACGTTCCACACGCAACGCCTGTGGCGTCTGCTCGATGCGCCCGTCTATGGCGAGGTGCCGAGCGCGCCGGGCATCTGGGGCGAAATCTATTACCGGCTGCACAAGCTCGCGAAGCAGTGGCATGCGCAGGTGCGCCAGGTCGAGCAGCAGCATTCGCGCTTCATCCAGGCGATCCAGGCGTCGCCGAACGGCGTCGCGATGCTCGACGATCACGATCAGATCGAATGGTGCAACGCGATCGCCGAGGTGCACTTCGGCGTCGACGCGAAGCGCGACCTGCGCCAGCACATCACGAACCTCGTGCGCCATCCCGAGTTCGTCCGCTACCTGAACGGGCAGCATTACGACGAGACGCTCGTGATGCGCGGCATGGGCGAATCGCGGCAGAACGTGCTCGAAGTGCAGGTGTTTCCGTACGGCGAGAACCGCAAGCTGCTGCTCACGCAGGACATCACCGAGCTCGAGCGCACCGATGCGATGCGGCGCGACTTCGTCGCCAACGTGTCGCATGAGCTGAAGACGCCGCTGACGGTGTTGTCGGGCTTCCTCGAGACGATGCGCGAGCTGCCGCTGAACGAAGACGATCGCGCGCGTTATCTCGACTTGATGGAGCAGCAGGCGTCGCGGATGCGGCATATCGTGACCGATCTGCTGGTGCTCGCGAAGCTCGAGGGCGAAAGCCGGCCGCCGACGGATCACGCGGTCGACATGCGCGCGCTGTTCGATCATCTGAAGGAGGATGCGCAGACGTTGTCGAACGGGCACCACGACATCACGTTCTCGATCGACGAGACGCTCGGCGTGACCGGCGCGCAGACCGAAGTGTTCAGCGCGTTCGCGAATCTCGTCACCAATGCGATCCGCTATACGCCGGACGGCGGCAAGATCGCCGTGTCGTGGCGGCGCGAGGGCGCGCAAGGCGTGTTTTCGGTCACCGACAGCGGCTTCGGCATTCCGGCGGCCGACCTGCCGCGACTGACCGAGCGCTTCTACCGCGTCGATCGCAGCCGCTCGCGCGACACGGGCGGCACGGGGCTCGGCCTCGCGATCGTCAAGCACGTGCTGCAGCGGCACGACTCGCACCTGTACGTGCAGAGCGAGGAAGGGCGCGGCAGCACGTTCACCGCGCGGTTCCCGGCGTCGCGCGTGATCGCGATCCGGCCCGCGGCGTTCGAGGCGTGA
- the ppx gene encoding exopolyphosphatase → MVTSPHLLAAVDLGSNSFRLIVGRVEETSAGSQIYPVDALREPVRLAAGLSSDKMLDRASQERGWDALKRFGERLRDFHPDHVRAVATNTLRVAKNAGEFLGEAEAALGFPIEVIAGREEARLIYAGAAHSVPASAGKRLVVDIGGGSTEFIIGSHYTPLVMESLYIGCVSHSRTFFPAGNVDEYTMRQAELAAKREIQIISSEYKKAGWDQAIGSSGTARALAELVEANGFNDAGITHGISRGGLERLKRALIKSENVNRLKLIALKPDRVPVLAGGLAIMLAVFEELGVDYVDTTDGALRLGVLYDLLGRTQHEDMRAVTVEGFTRRYGVDRAQAGRIAALAVRFYDELEEGDDEAREEGRTFLGWAAALHEIGLSISHSSYHKHSAYIASNADMPGFSRTDQARLAALVLGHAGKLGKLSQARDVEWPLLFCLRLAALLCRRRTDAGLPDISVSQMKKGGYEVRLPGAWVEQNPLTDYSLSQEAAEWEKVGIPYRVVYTGA, encoded by the coding sequence ATGGTTACATCCCCCCACTTGCTGGCGGCCGTCGATCTCGGCTCGAACAGCTTCCGGCTCATCGTCGGGCGCGTCGAGGAAACGTCGGCGGGCAGCCAGATCTATCCTGTCGATGCGTTGCGCGAGCCCGTTCGACTGGCCGCGGGGCTGTCGAGCGACAAGATGCTCGACCGTGCGTCGCAGGAGCGTGGCTGGGACGCGCTCAAACGGTTCGGCGAGCGCCTGCGCGATTTCCATCCCGATCATGTGCGCGCGGTGGCGACCAATACGTTGCGGGTCGCGAAGAATGCGGGCGAATTCCTCGGCGAGGCCGAGGCGGCGCTCGGATTTCCGATCGAAGTGATCGCCGGTCGCGAAGAGGCGCGGCTGATCTACGCAGGCGCTGCGCATTCGGTGCCGGCGAGCGCGGGCAAGCGGCTCGTGGTCGACATCGGCGGCGGCTCGACCGAGTTCATCATCGGCTCGCACTACACGCCGCTCGTGATGGAGAGCCTTTATATCGGCTGCGTGAGCCACAGCCGCACGTTCTTTCCGGCCGGCAACGTCGACGAATACACGATGCGACAGGCCGAGCTCGCGGCCAAGCGCGAGATCCAGATCATTTCCAGCGAGTACAAGAAGGCCGGATGGGACCAGGCGATCGGGTCGTCCGGTACCGCGCGTGCGCTCGCCGAGCTCGTCGAGGCGAACGGCTTCAACGATGCGGGCATCACGCACGGCATTTCGCGCGGCGGGCTCGAGCGCCTGAAGCGCGCGCTGATCAAGTCGGAGAACGTGAACCGGCTGAAGCTGATCGCGCTGAAGCCCGATCGCGTGCCGGTGCTCGCCGGCGGCCTCGCGATCATGCTGGCCGTGTTCGAGGAGCTGGGCGTCGACTATGTCGATACGACCGACGGCGCGCTGCGTCTCGGCGTGCTGTACGACCTGCTCGGCCGCACGCAGCACGAGGACATGCGCGCGGTGACCGTCGAGGGCTTCACGCGCCGCTACGGCGTCGATCGTGCGCAGGCCGGGCGGATCGCCGCGCTGGCCGTGCGGTTCTACGACGAACTCGAGGAAGGCGACGACGAGGCGCGCGAGGAAGGCCGGACGTTTCTGGGCTGGGCCGCTGCGCTGCACGAGATCGGGCTGTCGATCTCGCACAGTTCGTACCACAAGCATTCGGCCTATATCGCGAGCAATGCGGACATGCCGGGCTTTTCGCGTACCGATCAGGCGCGCCTCGCCGCGCTCGTGCTCGGGCATGCGGGCAAGCTCGGCAAGCTGTCGCAGGCGCGCGACGTCGAGTGGCCGCTGCTGTTCTGCCTGCGGCTCGCCGCGCTGCTGTGCCGACGCCGCACGGACGCCGGGCTGCCGGACATTTCCGTGTCGCAGATGAAGAAGGGCGGGTATGAAGTGCGCCTGCCGGGCGCATGGGTCGAGCAAAACCCGCTGACCGACTACAGCCTCAGCCAGGAAGCGGCCGAGTGGGAGAAGGTCGGTATTCCGTATCGCGTCGTCTATACCGGCGCTTGA